The following coding sequences lie in one Pontibacter sp. G13 genomic window:
- a CDS encoding cytochrome c maturation protein CcmE has translation MKISHIVILVGLAVFVVMLGVNFSENKSTYTVFADAKSTGDEVHIVGQWVQRDQTTYDASRDLFTFFLQDTVNQVEQVLYHDPKPINFEQAEKVVVVGSYNDESQFVADRIVMKCPSKYEPDDITAAEQ, from the coding sequence ATGAAAATCAGCCATATCGTCATCCTCGTAGGTCTTGCGGTATTCGTCGTAATGCTGGGGGTGAATTTTTCCGAAAACAAGAGTACCTACACGGTATTTGCCGATGCCAAGTCCACGGGGGATGAGGTGCACATCGTCGGGCAATGGGTCCAGCGGGATCAGACCACCTACGATGCGAGCCGCGATCTCTTCACCTTCTTCTTGCAAGACACGGTGAATCAGGTGGAGCAAGTCCTCTATCACGATCCCAAGCCGATCAACTTCGAGCAGGCGGAAAAGGTCGTCGTCGTGGGAAGCTACAATGACGAATCCCAATTCGTGGCCGACCGGATTGTCATGAAATGTCCATCCAAATACGAACCAGACGATATCACGGCTGCGGAGCAGTAG
- a CDS encoding alpha/beta hydrolase, translating into MANRTTSLFEETGFPSSTMIPVNGVELEVFEAGQENQGNPIVLCHGWPEHAFTWRHQIPALVKAGYHVIVPNQRGYGRSSRPAEVTHYDIEHLTGDLTALLDRYGYEQAIFVGHDWGAMVVWWLTMLHPNRVSAMIALSVPYQPRGPKPWIEMMEEYFGPDYYFVHFNRQPGVADAVLDEYASQFLRNLFRKQIPPQAPQPGMAFIHLAQAPEPLGEPVMSEQELAVFVASFEATGFTGSINWYRNLDRNWHLLADADPIIQQPALMIYGDQDVIPKFPGLSQFVPQVEEMSLDCGHWIQQEKPEETNRAILNWLAQLPA; encoded by the coding sequence ATGGCAAATAGAACCACCTCTTTATTTGAGGAAACAGGATTCCCCTCCTCCACCATGATCCCCGTCAATGGCGTGGAACTGGAAGTATTCGAAGCCGGACAAGAAAACCAAGGCAATCCCATCGTACTCTGTCATGGTTGGCCCGAGCATGCCTTCACTTGGCGCCACCAAATTCCCGCCTTGGTCAAGGCGGGCTACCATGTGATCGTTCCCAACCAGCGTGGATACGGCCGCTCGTCACGACCTGCCGAAGTGACGCACTACGATATCGAGCATCTGACCGGAGACTTGACGGCGCTACTCGATCGCTATGGATATGAACAGGCGATCTTTGTCGGCCATGATTGGGGCGCGATGGTCGTCTGGTGGTTGACCATGTTGCATCCAAATCGGGTATCGGCCATGATCGCCCTTTCGGTGCCGTACCAGCCACGGGGCCCCAAACCTTGGATCGAAATGATGGAGGAGTACTTTGGGCCGGATTACTACTTCGTTCATTTCAATCGACAACCGGGAGTGGCTGACGCTGTCTTGGACGAATATGCATCCCAGTTTCTGCGCAATCTATTCCGCAAGCAAATTCCACCGCAAGCTCCTCAACCCGGGATGGCATTCATCCATCTCGCTCAAGCCCCAGAACCGCTGGGAGAGCCTGTGATGAGCGAGCAAGAACTGGCCGTATTTGTCGCCTCTTTTGAAGCTACGGGGTTCACGGGCAGCATCAATTGGTACCGGAATCTGGACCGCAATTGGCACCTGTTGGCGGATGCCGATCCGATCATTCAACAGCCCGCACTGATGATTTATGGCGACCAAGATGTGATTCCCAAGTTTCCGGGACTTTCGCAATTTGTTCCACAGGTCGAGGAGATGAGTCTGGATTGTGGGCATTGGATTCAGCAGGAAAAGCCCGAGGAGACCAACCGAGCCATCTTGAATTGGCTAGCTCAACTCCCTGCCTAA
- a CDS encoding cytochrome c biogenesis protein CcsA, which produces MSSNKVFSIGYKALAILLVGYALIGGLTMTLPELPQLEQSSRVMFYHVPMWFALQVLMAISLFHSIRLLRLLDPDNPSTANPMEADIKAREAAYAGVIFNILGLLTGIIWSRVTWGAAMPATNFSAWWGWDPTQVSALIALLIYLAYFLLRRSFTDEEQRAKVSAVYNIFAFATLIPLFFIIPKVTEGLHPTAGKGSFIFDKSQISNEFRMILYPGMLGFILLGLWLNSVRTRISLVKMRWDNWQADRSFEQTR; this is translated from the coding sequence ATGAGTTCCAATAAGGTATTTTCCATCGGATATAAGGCGCTGGCGATTCTGCTGGTCGGATATGCGCTGATCGGTGGGCTGACGATGACGTTGCCCGAATTGCCGCAGCTCGAACAAAGTAGCCGCGTGATGTTCTACCACGTGCCGATGTGGTTTGCGTTGCAGGTGCTGATGGCGATTTCGCTGTTTCACAGTATCCGGCTGCTGCGTCTGCTCGATCCTGACAACCCCAGCACGGCCAATCCCATGGAAGCCGATATCAAGGCGCGTGAAGCTGCCTATGCCGGGGTGATCTTTAATATCTTGGGACTGTTGACTGGGATCATCTGGTCTCGTGTAACTTGGGGTGCAGCCATGCCCGCGACCAATTTCTCCGCCTGGTGGGGATGGGATCCCACGCAAGTAAGTGCGTTGATCGCCTTGCTTATTTACTTGGCGTACTTCCTGCTTCGCCGTTCCTTCACGGATGAGGAGCAGCGCGCCAAAGTATCTGCGGTGTACAACATCTTCGCTTTCGCGACCTTGATTCCGCTTTTCTTCATCATTCCCAAAGTGACCGAGGGGCTGCATCCTACAGCCGGAAAAGGGTCCTTCATTTTTGACAAAAGCCAAATCAGCAATGAGTTCCGCATGATCCTGTATCCGGGGATGCTGGGATTCATCTTGTTGGGGCTCTGGCTCAACTCGGTGCGTACGCGGATTTCCCTCGTGAAAATGCGGTGGGACAATTGGCAGGCGGATCGCTCTTTCGAACAAACCCGATAA
- a CDS encoding CcmD family protein: MISSMTLLQAMADSTAEGGVLFASEKIYTVLAVVLVVFGVLIYTLVSNDRKASRLEQEMDQLEK; encoded by the coding sequence ATGATATCTTCCATGACTTTGTTGCAGGCAATGGCCGATTCCACTGCGGAGGGAGGCGTTTTGTTTGCCAGTGAAAAAATCTACACGGTATTGGCGGTCGTGTTGGTGGTATTCGGGGTGTTGATCTACACCTTGGTGAGCAACGACCGTAAAGCGAGCCGTCTAGAGCAGGAAATGGACCAATTGGAGAAATAG
- a CDS encoding sulfurtransferase: MIEPLVSPQWLKDNLNNSNLIILDASVIDNQAGITSEYTHQKIEGAQHVDLKHSFSDTESPFPNTFPSEAQFQMECRSLGIHDSSRIIVYDNLGIYTSPRIWWMFRAMGHKKVHVLNGGLPNWIRQGFDTVEHFGSKDKPGNFRARLQAGRVKSINDIRSNLSQEQYIVVDARNEQRFKGMIHEPRAGLRSGNIPKSINIPYNHVLKDGRYKSHKELKRIFEDAGVDERPIAFSCGSGVTACILLLAAEMVLSNDTSVYDGSWTEYGSLIPEGM, from the coding sequence ATGATTGAACCACTGGTTTCTCCTCAATGGCTCAAGGACAATCTGAATAACTCGAACCTGATCATCCTAGACGCAAGTGTCATTGACAATCAAGCAGGTATAACTTCTGAATATACACATCAAAAGATTGAAGGAGCTCAGCATGTTGATCTCAAACATTCTTTCAGCGACACCGAAAGCCCATTTCCTAATACATTTCCCAGTGAAGCGCAATTCCAAATGGAATGCAGGTCGCTTGGAATCCATGACTCCAGCAGGATAATTGTCTATGATAATTTGGGGATTTACACGAGTCCCAGAATCTGGTGGATGTTTAGAGCCATGGGGCACAAAAAGGTCCATGTATTGAATGGAGGCTTGCCTAACTGGATTCGCCAGGGATTTGATACGGTGGAGCATTTTGGGTCCAAGGATAAACCCGGAAATTTTCGAGCAAGATTGCAAGCAGGCAGGGTCAAATCCATCAACGATATTCGATCAAACCTCTCCCAGGAGCAGTATATAGTCGTTGACGCTAGAAATGAGCAAAGATTCAAGGGGATGATCCATGAACCAAGAGCGGGTCTGAGATCTGGCAACATTCCCAAATCAATCAATATTCCATACAATCATGTATTGAAAGATGGAAGGTACAAATCTCACAAGGAGCTCAAAAGGATATTCGAGGATGCCGGTGTGGATGAGCGGCCTATTGCCTTTAGTTGCGGGTCTGGGGTCACGGCTTGTATTTTACTGTTAGCAGCAGAAATGGTCTTAAGCAATGACACCTCGGTTTATGACGGGTCATGGACCGAGTATGGAAGCTTAATACCAGAGGGCATGTAA
- a CDS encoding DUF2961 domain-containing protein gives MGQIYQYQPNTQSKGIWESIQVDAQSRVIFSDIQGPAIIQKLWLSTFPFEDKDNLELANQVFIHLYWENSDRPAVSAPLSDFFCQSLRLQAIDNHFFQATNNQLLFTTTLPMPFRHAAKLEIENRLDKSFELFFGIDLEFKEIDKDAMYLHTHWQQINDLPPDEPFMLLPALTGQGRYLGTHLSLYQRNIHPNWPWYTRPVTVYLDASTPGKEPSLYIKTLDDFFGSAWWDREPEHHVYSFPYFGRPVVELAANGDLEIALYKYHIPDSLWFHESIQIEIGKNWNWGNQVIGNGTWTTTSFLYLKAPSKE, from the coding sequence ATGGGTCAAATATATCAGTATCAGCCGAATACCCAATCCAAAGGCATTTGGGAATCCATTCAAGTGGACGCTCAATCTCGCGTGATTTTCTCTGACATTCAGGGTCCTGCCATCATCCAAAAACTATGGCTCAGTACTTTTCCTTTCGAGGACAAGGACAATCTGGAATTGGCCAATCAGGTGTTTATCCACCTCTACTGGGAAAACAGCGACCGCCCTGCTGTCTCGGCGCCTTTGAGTGATTTTTTCTGCCAATCGCTGAGGCTTCAAGCAATCGACAATCACTTTTTCCAAGCTACCAACAATCAACTGCTGTTTACGACGACCCTCCCCATGCCATTCAGACATGCCGCCAAACTGGAGATAGAAAACCGCCTCGACAAATCCTTTGAACTGTTCTTTGGGATCGATCTGGAATTCAAAGAGATAGATAAAGATGCCATGTACCTGCATACGCATTGGCAACAAATCAATGACTTGCCACCGGATGAGCCCTTCATGCTCCTACCAGCGCTCACTGGTCAGGGAAGATATTTGGGAACCCACCTTTCCCTCTATCAAAGAAATATCCATCCAAACTGGCCTTGGTACACCAGACCTGTTACCGTCTACTTAGACGCGAGCACTCCCGGAAAGGAACCCAGTTTGTACATCAAAACTTTGGATGATTTTTTCGGCTCTGCTTGGTGGGATCGTGAGCCCGAGCACCATGTATACTCCTTTCCCTATTTTGGTAGGCCGGTAGTGGAGTTAGCTGCGAATGGCGACCTTGAAATTGCCCTTTACAAATACCACATCCCAGATTCCTTGTGGTTTCACGAAAGCATCCAAATTGAGATAGGCAAAAACTGGAATTGGGGCAATCAGGTCATCGGAAACGGAACTTGGACCACGACTTCCTTCCTCTACCTGAAAGCGCCTTCGAAGGAATAG
- a CDS encoding GNAT family N-acetyltransferase: MDLIIRPIRESDAQDYVRLMEQIERETQYGKFEPGERIPSVEFYTSKIQQVRADEYDEIFLAILDGQLIGRAKAEGKPSRKSGHCLYLSACVIYRLQRQGVGESLVREAEEWAKQKGITRIETSVVSQNRTGVQFWRKMGYQIEGTRRNAFCLFEEMMDEYLMAKVEPVGVRVDGWKFPRW, translated from the coding sequence ATGGATCTCATTATCCGCCCCATTCGGGAATCCGACGCACAGGATTATGTGCGATTGATGGAACAAATCGAGCGCGAAACCCAATACGGAAAATTCGAGCCGGGAGAGCGTATCCCGTCCGTGGAGTTCTACACCTCCAAAATCCAACAGGTCCGTGCGGATGAATATGACGAAATCTTCCTCGCCATCTTGGACGGACAATTGATTGGTCGCGCCAAAGCCGAAGGCAAACCTTCCCGAAAATCAGGCCATTGCCTATACCTCTCTGCCTGCGTCATCTATCGTCTACAGCGTCAGGGTGTGGGCGAATCCCTCGTCCGGGAAGCAGAAGAATGGGCCAAGCAAAAAGGCATCACCCGAATCGAAACCTCTGTCGTCTCCCAAAACCGTACTGGTGTGCAATTTTGGCGCAAAATGGGTTACCAGATTGAAGGTACCCGACGCAATGCCTTCTGCCTATTCGAAGAGATGATGGACGAATACCTCATGGCCAAAGTCGAGCCTGTAGGCGTGCGGGTGGATGGGTGGAAATTTCCGCGGTGGTAG
- a CDS encoding type II CAAX endopeptidase family protein → MIGILVGLAISWILLFLIEKKHILALGFLPIPRRAKQFAFGFLITGTLCALAQCFEAYLKGADWVFYEHISGATVLEALFWDFKSVVTEELIFRGALLYILIQKLGSTKAIWISAIAFGIYHWFSFDILGNVLPMIFVFIATGLMGFAWAYAFSKTRSIMLPIGLHLGWNAVHNTIFSKGPLGEIILKWTGGSELTDWSSLLNFTASSIVVPILLIIWIRYVVKEETEVVPAMELDG, encoded by the coding sequence ATGATCGGAATACTGGTAGGCTTGGCCATTTCATGGATACTGCTCTTTCTTATTGAAAAGAAGCATATCCTCGCGCTCGGATTCCTTCCCATCCCTAGACGCGCAAAGCAATTTGCATTCGGATTTCTGATCACAGGCACGCTCTGCGCCCTCGCTCAATGTTTCGAGGCCTACCTCAAGGGAGCCGACTGGGTGTTCTATGAGCACATTTCCGGTGCGACTGTTCTTGAGGCCTTATTCTGGGACTTCAAATCGGTGGTGACAGAAGAACTGATTTTCCGTGGAGCATTGCTCTATATCCTCATTCAGAAGCTTGGCTCAACCAAAGCCATTTGGATTTCGGCCATTGCCTTTGGGATCTACCATTGGTTTTCTTTCGACATCTTGGGCAATGTCTTGCCGATGATCTTTGTATTCATCGCAACCGGATTGATGGGCTTTGCGTGGGCCTATGCATTTTCCAAAACCCGATCCATCATGCTCCCAATTGGATTGCATCTAGGATGGAACGCCGTCCACAACACGATCTTTTCCAAGGGACCTTTAGGAGAAATAATCTTGAAGTGGACAGGCGGGAGCGAGTTGACAGACTGGAGTTCGCTGCTGAATTTTACTGCTAGTTCGATCGTCGTGCCCATCCTCCTGATCATCTGGATACGCTATGTGGTCAAGGAGGAAACGGAGGTAGTACCCGCGATGGAATTGGACGGGTGA
- the ccsA gene encoding cytochrome c biogenesis protein CcsA, whose amino-acid sequence MEFLSGGKLGELFTALSFASALVAMFSYFIADQREGLDRKSWERLADGSFWVHALGVVGVIGVLFYLIYTHNYAYHYVWSHSSNELPVYYMISCFWEGQEGSFLLWAFWHAVLGLILIWKRSEWTNAVQGIVSSVQLILMSMLLGAYVGDSWVYGFYLLGVLVPAGYLAYRYFTQRDNLEFDGNFHLGGLMMGLAFMVLMFRGQLGFGFGLIPQDWSLDGISFALYGWLAVATAVLFFVYIVKAVRNGNIPLADVLAGTVLLVMALVGGGFEPLQWKLGSSPFIPLKAIFPDEQIYLTNPDFVPSNGNGLNPLLQNYWMVIHPPTLFLGFAATLIPFAFVMAGLIRGKYTEWIRPALPWTSFSVMVLGVGIIMGGYWAYETLNFGGYWNWDPVENASLVPWLIGVASLHAMLVFRKTKSHLKMTMLLIIFTFLLVLYSTFLNRSGILGETSVHTFTDLGLSGQLIALMAIYGVFVLVTLVLRWKAIPTKQDESKVWSAEFMLFIGILIFVFSGIVVTMGTSLPVLNKIFGTNWAAPPNVQLFYYKWMVWFAILFGAVSGIGQFLWWKIKRKGSIADAMFRPFATAAISGAAILIALMYAEMDFAYDKTFAELIDPQNTGSGFFGKMMGYLRYGIIGFADELLLFSSLFGLLANFDVLVSLLIKNKSRSKVMGGTIVHMGFAMMMLGMLFSSGYDEVISKNLNPEDLAQWPDQEKVDNVPLPKFYNAPIKGYSVSYIGVRKPEAPIEDLRIIEENPMQFKAAFEDQSGETWAFEQPRAPYLKPEDQQNLHNQSVEQVAERMMQGEVDLDRLQRLLEQDLAAFEPQMINNRTQYGLKFTRQQDTADTFTLWPEAEINDAMGNLIAHPSRKVYWNRDIYVYTSSLPNNEQLEPQFVNMSLRKGDTTEIGGSKVWLRNVVNLSEEEKMKQYDVAAAAILEIDYQGQRFYAEPVFLIEGRKPGMISDGVEAAGLDFAFVGVTPEDDMIHIQARYVNPKADYVIIKAISKPFINLLWLGTFLLTFGFILTIVRRTRESMAR is encoded by the coding sequence ATGGAGTTCTTATCGGGAGGAAAACTAGGTGAATTGTTCACCGCGCTGTCATTTGCCAGTGCCTTGGTGGCGATGTTCAGCTACTTCATCGCGGATCAACGCGAGGGGCTGGACCGCAAAAGCTGGGAGCGACTGGCAGACGGTTCTTTTTGGGTGCATGCATTGGGCGTAGTCGGCGTGATCGGCGTCTTGTTCTACCTCATCTACACCCACAACTATGCTTATCACTACGTCTGGTCTCATTCATCCAATGAGCTGCCAGTCTACTATATGATATCGTGCTTCTGGGAAGGGCAGGAGGGGAGTTTCCTCCTCTGGGCTTTCTGGCATGCCGTGTTGGGATTGATTCTGATCTGGAAGCGCTCCGAATGGACCAATGCCGTTCAGGGGATTGTCAGTTCCGTACAGCTGATCTTGATGTCCATGCTCTTGGGCGCCTATGTGGGCGATTCTTGGGTGTATGGATTTTATTTGCTGGGCGTATTGGTTCCTGCGGGTTATTTGGCCTACCGCTATTTCACACAGCGGGACAACCTGGAATTTGACGGAAACTTCCACCTCGGAGGCTTGATGATGGGCTTGGCATTTATGGTGCTGATGTTCCGTGGTCAATTGGGCTTCGGATTTGGCCTTATCCCTCAGGATTGGAGCCTTGACGGAATCTCCTTTGCGCTTTATGGCTGGTTGGCTGTAGCCACTGCCGTGCTGTTCTTTGTCTACATCGTCAAAGCCGTTCGCAATGGCAACATCCCATTGGCGGATGTATTGGCAGGTACAGTCCTGCTAGTGATGGCGCTTGTAGGAGGTGGATTTGAACCTCTTCAGTGGAAATTGGGGAGCTCCCCATTCATTCCACTCAAGGCGATTTTCCCTGACGAACAGATCTATCTCACAAACCCTGATTTTGTCCCATCCAATGGCAATGGCCTCAACCCGCTATTGCAGAACTACTGGATGGTCATTCACCCACCGACCTTGTTCTTGGGATTTGCGGCGACGCTGATTCCATTTGCCTTTGTCATGGCAGGACTGATCCGTGGGAAATACACTGAATGGATTCGCCCGGCGCTTCCTTGGACCTCCTTCTCCGTGATGGTTTTGGGAGTTGGTATCATCATGGGAGGCTATTGGGCCTACGAAACGTTGAACTTCGGCGGATACTGGAACTGGGACCCCGTGGAGAATGCCTCGCTGGTACCTTGGTTGATTGGCGTAGCTTCGCTGCATGCGATGCTGGTCTTCCGCAAAACCAAGTCCCACTTGAAGATGACGATGTTGCTGATCATCTTCACCTTTTTGCTGGTGCTGTATTCGACCTTCCTGAACCGCTCCGGAATCTTGGGCGAAACCTCCGTGCATACCTTCACCGATTTGGGACTTTCGGGTCAATTGATTGCCTTGATGGCGATCTACGGCGTGTTTGTCTTGGTGACCTTGGTTCTGCGTTGGAAAGCCATTCCCACCAAGCAGGACGAGAGTAAGGTCTGGTCGGCTGAGTTCATGCTGTTCATCGGAATCTTGATCTTTGTATTCTCCGGAATCGTGGTGACCATGGGTACTTCCCTTCCGGTCCTCAACAAGATTTTCGGAACCAATTGGGCGGCGCCACCGAATGTCCAGCTGTTCTATTACAAATGGATGGTATGGTTTGCGATCCTATTTGGCGCAGTTTCCGGTATCGGCCAATTCCTTTGGTGGAAGATCAAGCGCAAGGGAAGCATTGCCGACGCGATGTTCCGACCGTTTGCGACTGCGGCCATTTCTGGTGCTGCCATCTTGATCGCGCTGATGTATGCGGAGATGGATTTTGCCTACGACAAGACCTTCGCCGAACTGATCGATCCTCAGAATACTGGAAGCGGCTTCTTCGGCAAAATGATGGGCTACCTCCGATATGGGATCATTGGATTCGCGGATGAATTGCTGTTGTTCTCTAGCTTGTTTGGATTGCTGGCGAATTTCGATGTGTTGGTTTCCCTCTTGATCAAAAACAAGAGCCGCAGCAAAGTCATGGGCGGTACCATCGTCCACATGGGATTTGCGATGATGATGCTCGGGATGCTCTTCTCTTCCGGATACGATGAGGTCATCTCCAAGAATCTCAATCCAGAGGATTTGGCTCAATGGCCTGATCAGGAGAAAGTGGACAATGTCCCGCTCCCGAAATTCTACAACGCCCCGATCAAAGGATACAGCGTCTCCTACATCGGCGTACGCAAGCCCGAGGCTCCTATCGAGGATCTCCGAATCATCGAGGAGAACCCTATGCAGTTCAAAGCTGCCTTCGAAGATCAGTCTGGGGAAACGTGGGCGTTCGAACAGCCACGTGCACCGTACCTCAAGCCCGAAGATCAGCAGAATCTCCACAATCAATCTGTCGAGCAAGTCGCCGAAAGAATGATGCAAGGAGAAGTGGACCTGGATCGCCTGCAGCGTTTGTTGGAGCAGGATTTGGCGGCCTTCGAGCCTCAAATGATCAACAACCGCACGCAGTACGGCCTCAAATTCACCCGCCAACAGGATACCGCTGATACCTTCACCTTGTGGCCTGAAGCGGAAATCAACGATGCAATGGGCAACCTGATTGCTCACCCATCCCGCAAGGTCTATTGGAACCGCGATATCTATGTGTACACATCCAGCTTGCCCAACAATGAGCAGTTGGAGCCTCAGTTTGTGAATATGTCTCTCCGCAAGGGAGATACGACTGAGATTGGGGGGAGCAAGGTGTGGTTGCGTAACGTCGTCAACTTGTCCGAAGAGGAGAAGATGAAGCAATACGATGTCGCGGCCGCAGCGATTTTGGAGATCGATTATCAGGGACAGCGGTTCTATGCTGAGCCAGTCTTCCTGATCGAAGGACGCAAGCCCGGGATGATCTCTGATGGTGTGGAGGCTGCCGGATTGGACTTTGCATTTGTAGGGGTCACTCCCGAGGATGACATGATCCATATTCAGGCGCGCTACGTGAATCCCAAAGCCGACTACGTGATCATCAAGGCCATCAGCAAGCCCTTCATCAACCTCCTTTGGTTGGGAACCTTCCTGCTGACATTTGGCTTTATCCTGACGATTGTCCGTCGTACACGTGAGAGCATGGCCAGATAG
- a CDS encoding DNA-binding protein yields the protein MTITFNELRRIKNSFPNGTMHAIADEMGVTVDTVRNYFGGEHWVKGLPVGYHWQQGPDGGIVVLDDTAILEKAKSMMARQATASNSQGPSQANA from the coding sequence ATGACAATCACCTTCAATGAGCTTCGCCGCATCAAGAACAGCTTTCCCAATGGGACGATGCATGCCATCGCTGACGAAATGGGCGTTACGGTAGATACTGTACGCAATTATTTCGGCGGGGAACACTGGGTCAAGGGTCTGCCAGTAGGATATCATTGGCAACAGGGACCAGACGGTGGCATCGTGGTATTGGATGATACAGCGATCTTGGAAAAGGCGAAATCTATGATGGCTCGCCAAGCAACGGCCAGCAACTCTCAGGGGCCTTCCCAAGCCAACGCATGA
- a CDS encoding YafY family protein, which translates to MEGDDIKRISRLTAILTQLQTKRRITAASLAEKFGVSTRTIYRDIKALERAGVPIMTEEGKGYNLMEGYRIPPIMFTERQANALILAEQLVLKNKDASFVQDYSEAIEKIKSILQYSTQDKANLLADRTQYDEAIHQERTSSNLSDLQNALTNYQLVRIQYINKEGIATERLIEPFAIISAENWYLIAWCRLREGFRFFRPDRIQHMVVLPDTFEPHNLTLQEYFEKYQ; encoded by the coding sequence ATGGAAGGAGATGACATCAAGCGGATTTCGAGATTGACGGCCATTCTCACGCAGTTGCAGACCAAGCGGAGAATAACAGCAGCCAGTTTGGCAGAGAAATTTGGGGTCAGCACACGGACGATCTATCGCGACATCAAGGCGCTGGAAAGGGCGGGTGTTCCGATCATGACCGAGGAGGGCAAGGGATACAATCTCATGGAAGGGTACCGGATTCCGCCCATCATGTTTACAGAGCGACAGGCCAATGCCCTGATTCTGGCGGAGCAACTGGTCCTGAAAAACAAGGACGCTTCCTTTGTGCAGGATTACTCGGAAGCCATCGAGAAGATCAAATCCATCCTCCAATATTCCACCCAAGACAAGGCCAATCTCCTGGCAGACAGAACTCAATATGATGAGGCCATCCATCAGGAACGTACGAGCAGTAATCTCTCGGATCTGCAAAATGCGCTCACCAATTATCAGCTCGTTCGCATACAGTACATCAACAAGGAAGGCATCGCCACAGAGCGGCTGATCGAGCCATTTGCCATCATCAGCGCAGAAAACTGGTACCTGATCGCATGGTGCCGCTTGCGGGAGGGATTTCGTTTTTTCCGGCCGGATCGGATTCAGCACATGGTCGTCTTGCCGGATACGTTTGAGCCGCACAATCTGACCTTGCAGGAATATTTTGAGAAATATCAGTAG